The DNA window GCAGCGCCTTGGGCGCACGCTCGACTTCCACCAGACACATCCGACAGTTGGCAGCAACCGACAGCTTCTTGTGGTAGCAGAAACGCGGAATATAGTTGCCCGCGGCATCCGTTACCTCAATCAGCATCTGACCTTTGCGCGCGGGAAGCGCGACGCCGTCAACCTCGATTGTGATCTCTTCGTTACTCATAAATGCTCAGTCCGACGCTGGGTCCGTTCCCAAACTTGGCCCGCAAAAGCTCACGCGGCCGCCTGCGGCTGGTCGCTCACAGACACCATGCATTGCTTGTGGTCGATGTGATACTGAAATTCATCGCGAAAATGCTTGATAAAGCTGCGAACCGGCATGGCGGCAGCATCTCCCAAGGCGCAAATCGTGCGACCTTCGATCTTGCTGGCCACGTCATCCAACATGGCCAAATCGGCCGGCTGGCCCTTGCCATGCTCTATCCGGCTAACCACGCGATGCAACCAACCTGTGCCCTCTCGGCACGGGGTACACTGACCACAAGACTCGGCGAAATAGAAACGTGAAATCCGCTCCAGGACACGCACCATACAGGTGGTTTCGTCCATCACGATGATGGCGCCCGAGCCCAGCATCGAGCCGGCTTGGACAACGGATTCATAATCCATGTTGACGTCCATCATGATGTGCCCCGGCAGCACCGGCACGGACGATCCACCCGGAATCACTGCCTTAAGCTTGCGGTTATCGAGAACACCGCCGGCCATTTCCAAAATCTTCGCAAAGGGCGTACCCAGCGGAACTTCGAAGTTTCCGGGACGATTGACGTGACCGCTCACGGAGAACAGCTTCGTCCCACCGGCTTTCTCAGTGCCCAGGGACGCGAACCACTCGCCGCCCTTGCGCATGATGGTGGGCACCGAAGCGTAGCTTTCGGTGTTATTGATGGTGGTGGGCTTGCCATACAAACCGACATTGGCCGGGAACGGCGGTTTAAACCGCGGCTGACCTTTTTTCCCTTCCAACGACTCGAGTAGCGCCGTTTCTTCACCACAGATGTATGCCCCTGCGCCCAAGTGCGCATGGAGGTCGAAATCCACGCCGGAGCCCAGGATATTGCGACCCAGGAATCCCTGCTCGTAGGCTTCGGCCAAAGCCTGGCGGAAACGACCGAAGGGCTCGTCCATGAACTCGCCTCGAAGATAGTTGTAACCCACGGTGGCGCCCATGGCGTAAGCGGCGATGGCCATCCCCTCGACCAGGGCGTGGGGATTGAAACGCAAGATGTCGCGGTCTTTGCAGGTGCCCGGCTCGCTTTCGTCGGAGTTACAAACGACGTATTTCTGTCCGTCGTAGTTCTTCGGCATGAAGCTCCACTTCAAGCCAGTGGGAAAACCGGCGCCGCCACGCCCACGCAAACCGGATTTCTTCACCGTTTCGATGACGTCTTCGGGCGGGATTTTCTCAGTCAGAATGCGCTTCCATGCTTCATAGCCACCCACCTTGAAGTAGTTCTCCAGGGTCCATGGCTCGTCGAATTGAAGGGTGCTATAACAGACCGAGGTTTCCATTCACTCACTCCAGACCATCAATGATTTGGTCTACCTGTTCCAAGGTCAGGTTTTCGTAGTACTTGTGGTCGACCATCATCATCGGCGCGCCGACGCACGCGGCTAGGCACTCCTCTTCCCGCTTGAGATAAATCCGGCCGTCGGGTGTCGATTCCCCGAGGTTAATGCTCAGCTTGTTCTCTAAGTGCCGAACGATGGCATCACCGCCTCGCAGCATGCAGGAAATGTTGGTGCAGACCGACACGCTGTGACGTCCCACCGGCTCGGTTTCCAGCATGGAGTAAAAACTGGCGACTTCGTAAACCGTGATGGACGGAAGATCCAGGTAATCAGCGACGGCGTCCATCAAATCCACCGTCAGGTACCCCTTGTTCT is part of the Pseudomonadota bacterium genome and encodes:
- the nuoF gene encoding NADH-quinone oxidoreductase subunit NuoF — encoded protein: METSVCYSTLQFDEPWTLENYFKVGGYEAWKRILTEKIPPEDVIETVKKSGLRGRGGAGFPTGLKWSFMPKNYDGQKYVVCNSDESEPGTCKDRDILRFNPHALVEGMAIAAYAMGATVGYNYLRGEFMDEPFGRFRQALAEAYEQGFLGRNILGSGVDFDLHAHLGAGAYICGEETALLESLEGKKGQPRFKPPFPANVGLYGKPTTINNTESYASVPTIMRKGGEWFASLGTEKAGGTKLFSVSGHVNRPGNFEVPLGTPFAKILEMAGGVLDNRKLKAVIPGGSSVPVLPGHIMMDVNMDYESVVQAGSMLGSGAIIVMDETTCMVRVLERISRFYFAESCGQCTPCREGTGWLHRVVSRIEHGKGQPADLAMLDDVASKIEGRTICALGDAAAMPVRSFIKHFRDEFQYHIDHKQCMVSVSDQPQAAA
- the nuoE gene encoding NADH-quinone oxidoreductase subunit NuoE, yielding MAELPVRPAARLSAEVKNEIDGWLKQYPPDRKQSVILYALHAVQHENKGYLTVDLMDAVADYLDLPSITVYEVASFYSMLETEPVGRHSVSVCTNISCMLRGGDAIVRHLENKLSINLGESTPDGRIYLKREEECLAACVGAPMMMVDHKYYENLTLEQVDQIIDGLE